In one window of Solanum pennellii chromosome 2, SPENNV200 DNA:
- the LOC107011822 gene encoding senescence-specific cysteine protease SAG39-like, with amino-acid sequence MALTINWKSAFLALAVLTMWTTEATSRELNEASMVQKHDKWMARFGRVYRDDAEKAKRFNIFKDNVDYIESINKAGMRPYKLSINGFADLTNEEFRATHNGYKPSSHQKSSITVSFRYENVTAPATMDWRKKGAVTGVKDQGQCGCCWAFSAVAATEGINEIKTGKLISLSEQELVDCDTSSDMGCEGGLMDDAFKFIIKNHGLTTESNYPYEGTDGTCKTGKKSNDAAKITGYEDVPANSESSLLSAVANQPVSVAIDASGSDFQFYSSGVFTGECGTELDHGVTAIGYGITSDGTKYWLVKNSWGTSWGENGYIRMQRGIDAKEGVCGIAMQASYPTA; translated from the exons atggCTTTGACAATCAATTGGAAATCTGCCTTTTTAGCTCTAGCTGTGTTAACAATGTGGACTACTGAAGCCACATCTCGTGAGTTGAACGAAGCCTCGATGGTCCAGAAACACGACAAGTGGATGGCTCGCTTTGGACGTGTGTACAGAGATGATGCAGAGAAGGCAAAAAGGTTCAATATATTCAAGGACAATGTTGATTACATCGAGTCAATCAACAAGGCTGGAATGAGACCTTATAAGTTGAGCATCAATGGATTTGCAGATTTGACCAATGAGGAATTCAGAGCCACTCACAACGGATACAAACCGTCTTCTCATCAGAAGTCATCAATAACCGTATCATTCAGGTACGAAAATGTGACTGCTCCAGCTACCATGGATTGGAGAAAGAAGGGTGCTGTTACTGGAGTTAAGGATCAAGGGCAATGCG GATGTTGCTGGGCATTTTCTGCTGTTGCTGCTACTGAAGGGATCAACGAGATCAAAACTGGTAAGTTGATCTCCTTGTCTGAGCAAGAACTCGTGGACTGCGACACAAGTTCAGATATGGGATGTGAGGGAGGTCTTATGGATGATGCTTTTAAGTTCATCATCAAGAATCACGGGCTTACTACTGAATCTAATTATCCGTACGAGGGAACGGATGGCACTTGCAAAACTGGAAAGAAATCCAATGACGCTGCTAAGATTACTGGTTATGAAGATGTCCCAGCCAACAGTGAATCTTCTCTGTTGAGTGCTGTTGCTAACCAACCTGTATCAGTTGCCATTGATGCTAGTGGATCAGATTTCCAATTCTATTCTAGTGGTGTTTTCACTGGAGAATGTGGAACAGAGTTAGATCACGGTGTTACAGCAATTGGATATGGAATAACTAGTGATGGGACAAAGTATTGGTTAGTCAAAAACTCGTGGGGAACCAGCTGGGGCGAGAACGGTTACATTAGAATGCAAAGAGGCATTGATGCTAAGGAAGGAGTTTGCGGTATTGCTATGCAAGCTTCTTATCCAACTGCTTAA